The Cetobacterium sp. 8H DNA window GTATATTTAAAATTCCAGAACTGAGAGAGAGAATCATCTTCACCTTATTAATGTTCCTAGTAGCTAGGGTAGGGACTTACATCCCTGCTCCTGGTGTGGACATTGATCGTTTAGCTCAAATGACTGCACAAAGTGATTTACTAGGATATATTAATATGTTCTCAGGTGGGGCTTTCCAAAGAGTATCAATATTTGCATTGGGAATTGTACCTTATATCAATTCATCAATTGTATTTAGTTTACTAGCAGTAATTATTCCTAAGATTGAAGAAATTCAAAAAGAGGGAGAATCTGGAAGAAACAAGATAACTCAATGGACTAGATATCTGACAATTGTAATCGCCATAGTTCAAGGAATTGGAGTATGTACTTGGTTACAATCAGTAGGATTGGTAACAACACCAGGGGTAACATTTTTCTTAACAACGATAGCAACTTTAACGGCTGGAACAATATTTTTAATGTGGGTAGGGGAACAGATTTCTATCAAAGGGATAGGAAACGGAGTTTCGCTACTAATCTTTTTAAATGTAATTTCTGGAGCACCGGGAGCTGTTATTCAAACTATACAAGATATGAGAGGGAGTAAGTTTCTTATTCCTGTTTTGTTATTAGTGGGGGTTGCTGCAATTTTAACAATTGCAGGAATTGTTGTGTTCCAATTAGGACAAAGAAAAATACCAGTTCACTATGTTGGAAGAGGATTTGCTGGAAATAACGGAATGGGTCAAAATTCATATATTCCATTAAAGCTAAATAGCTCAGGTGTAATGCCAGTTATTTTTGCTTCAGTGGTTATGATGATACCTTCTTTAGTGGTAAATATTCTTCCAGGAGAGTTTTCTGGGAAAGTAATACTTGCTAGAATATTTAGTGACCAGCATCCTGTATATTTAATACTATATGCTGCTGTAATTATATTCTTCTCGTTCTTCTACACTTCAATAGTTTTCGATCCTGAAAAGGTTGCAGAAAATTTAAAACAAGGTGGGGGTACGATTCCAAGTATTAGACCTGGAGCAGATACAGCTGATTATCTTGAAGGAGTTGTAACTAGAATAACTTGGGGAGGAGCTATATTTTTAGCTTTAATCGCCATTGCACCAATGGTACTATTTAAATCATTTGGATTACCGATATTTTTCGGTGGAACAGGAATTATAATAGTTGTTGGAGTAGCTCTAGATACAGTACAACAGATAGATGCTCATCTTATCATGAAAGAGTATAAAGGATTTTTATAAAAATCTTGGCACGGCATAAGTCGTGCCATTTTTATTTAAAAGGATAAAGGAGATGGATAGAATGAATATAATGTTATTTGGAGCCCCTGGAGCAGGGAAAGGAACTCAAGCAAAGTTCATAATAGATAGATATGGCATTCCTCAAATTTCAACAGGAGATATGCTAAGAGCGGCTATTTCTGAAGGAACAGCAATGGGAATGGAAGCTAAAAAATTTATGGATGAGGGAAAATTAGTTCCAGATTCAACAATCATAGGAATAATTAAGGATAGACTTTCAGAAGAAGATTGTAAGAAAGGATTTATACTTGATGGATTTCCAAGAACATTAGCTCAAGCAGAAGCTTTAGAAATTTTATTAAAAGATTTAAATATGAATTTAGATAAAGTTATATCTTTAAATGTTCCAGACGAATTAATAGTTGGTAGAGTAGTTGGAAGAAGAGTTTGCCCTACTTGTGGAGCATCTTTCCATATTGTAAATAATCCACCAAAAGTAGAGGGGAAATGTGATTATTGTGGTTCAGATCTAATATTAAGAAAAGACGACAATAAAGAGACTGTTGAAAATAGATTAACAGCTTATCATGAGCAAACAGCTCCATTATTTGATTTTTATAGCCAAAGAGGAGTTATGTTTGAGATAGATGGAACTAAAGATATTAATGATATAACAAAGGAAATCTTTGCTATTTTAGGATAATTAAGAGCCTAGAAAGGATTAGAATATGATTATGTTAAAAACATTGGAAGAAATTGAACAGATAAAAAAACCATGTCAGTTAATTGCTAAATTATACAAAGAGGTTTTACCTCAATACATAAAGCCTGGAGTTTCTACTGCAGAATTAAATGATATAATTGAAAGTTATTTAATAGAAAATGGTGCTGAACCAGCAACAATAGGTGTTGGTGGACCAATTAATCCATATCCAGCAGGATCTTGTATCTCTGTGAATGATGAGGTTGTCCATGGGATTCCTAAAAAGGAAAACTTTTTAAAAGAGGGAGATATTGTGAGTGTTGATGTAGTTGCAAGAATGAATGGATACTACGGAGATGCTGCTATAACTTACCCTGTTGGAGAAATTGATGAAGAATCTCAAAAACTGATAGATGTTACAAAAGAAGCTAGAAGAATTGGAATCGAACAGATGGTTGCAGGAAATAGATTGGGAGATGTAGGAAATGCAATACAAAAATATGTAGAATCTAATGGTTTTAGTGTTGTAAAAGATTTTGCAGGACACGGTGTTGGAAAAGCAATGCACGAAGATCCTTGTATCCCGAACTTTGGAAGAAAAGGTAGAGGTATAAAGATAGAAAATGGAATGGTTTTAGCACTAGAACCAATGGTAAATATAGGTAGTTATAAGATAGATATAACTAATGATGGATGGACAGTTGTTACAAAGGACGGAAAAAGATCTGCGCACTTTGAGCACACTGTTGCAATAGTAGATGGAAAACCAGTTGTTTTAACTGAATTAGACTAGATAAATATTGGTTATAAAGGTGTTTTAAAACATAAAAAAACACAAAATTTCTCTAGACTTTTTGTAAAATAAATGTTAAAATAATATGAATTTCTGTTCGATAGGAGGTAGTATGTCGAAAAAGGATGTTATCGAATTAGAAGGAACTATATTAGAGGCCCTTCCAAACGCGATGTTTAAAGTAGAGTTAGAAAATGGACACACAATTTTAGGGCACATCTCTGGTAAAATGAGAATGAACTATATCAAAATTTTACCTGGAGACAAAGTAACGGTACAAATTTCCCCTTATGATTTATCTAGGGGAAGAATAGTATACAGAAAAAAGTAAAGTTATGATCACGAGAGGAGGTAATTAAGTGAAAGTAAGAGTATCAATTAAGCCTATTTGTGACAAATGTAAAGTTATCAAGAGACACGGGAAGATCAGAGTTATCTGTGACAATCCTAAGCACAAACAAGTACAAGGATAACTTGAAAAGTTTTACAAAACTAGTACTGACATGGGAAGTACTGTAAAGGTATGTTAGGCTGTAGAGCTCATACTCGAAAGAGGCATACCGAAGAAAGTCTTAGTCGGTTGATATACTGACGGATATATAAAAATTTTCGGAAGAGGAGGAACGAATTTTGGCTAGAATCGCAGGTGTAGATATTCCTAGAAATAAGAGAGTGGAAATCGCTTTAACTTATGTTTACGGAATTGGAAAACCAACTTCACAAAAAGTTTTAACAGAAGCAGGAGTAAACTTTGACACTAGAGTAAAGGATTTAACAGAAGAAGAGTTAAATAAAATCAGAGCCATTGTTGAAGGTGTAAAAGTAGAGGGAGATCTTAGAAAAGAGATCAGACTTGCAATAAAGAGACTTATGGACATCAGATGTTACAGAGGTTCAAGACACAAGATGAACTTACCAGTAAGAGGACAGAAGTCAAAGACAAATGCAAGAACTAGAAAAGGTCCTAAAAAACCTATAAAGAGATAGTTTTAAGCTAATTGTAGTATAGTAAAAAACGGAATTTTATCGTAAGGAGGTAGCTTAAATTGGCTAAGAAGAAAGTAGCTAAAGTTAAAAAGAAATTGAAAAATATTCCTAACGGAGTAGCTCATATACACTCAACTTTCAATAACACAATAGTAGCAATTACTGATGTGGATGGTAAAGTAGTAAGTTGGAAATCAGGAGGAACTTCTGGTTTCAAAGGTACTAAAAAAGGAACTCCATTTGCGGCTCAAATCGCAGCAGAGCAAGCAGCTCATATCGCAATGGAAAACGGAATGAAAAAGGTTGAAGTAAAAGTGAAAGGACCTGGATCAGGAAGAGAAGCATGTATCAGATCTCTTCAAGCTGCAGGATTAGAGGTTACAAAGATTACTGATGTAACTCCAGTTCCACACAACGGATGTAGACCACCAAAAAGAAGAAGAGTGTAATTACTCAATATTCAAGCTCATTATCGTAGAAAAATTATTAAGTGAAGGAGGAACAAAAAAGAGATGGCAAGAAATAGACAGCCTGTTTTAAAGAAATGTAGAGCTCTAGGAATCGACCCAGTTGTTTTAGGAGTTAGCAAATCTTCAAATAGAGGGCCAAGACCAAACGCAAACAAAAAGCCTACTGAGTATGCAATTCAGTTAAACGAAAAGCAAAAGGCTAAATTTATATACAATGTAATGGAGAAGCAGTTCAGAAAATTATATGATGAGGCTTCAAGAAAGGATGGAGTTACAGGTTTAACTTTAATCCAGTATTTAGAAAGAAGATTAGAGAACGTAGTTTACAGACTAGGATTCGCTAAAACTAGAAGACAATCTAGACAAGTTGTGTCTCATGGACACATTGCAGTTAACGGAAGAAAAGTTAACATTGCATCTTATAGAGTAAAAGCAGGGGATGTAGTATCTGTAATCGAGAACTCTAAAAACTTAGAGATCATAAAGACTGCAGTAGAAGAGAAAACAGTTCCAGCATGGTTAGAGTTAGATAAAGCTAACTTCGCAGGAAAAGTTCTTCAGAACCCAACTAAAGACGATTTAGATTACGATTTAAATGAGGCTTTAATAGTTGAGTTCTACTCAAGATAATAAATCCTTTGACAGGAGTTGATTAAATGTTAAAAATAGAAAAACATGCTAAGGGTATTAACATTACCGAATTAAAAACAAGTGACTTTTCAGGTCAATATGTTATAGAACCTTTATATAGAGGATATGGACATACAATTGGTAATGCTTTGAGAAGAGTTTTACTATCATCTATCCCAGGTGCTGCAATCAAAGGTGTTAGAATTGATGGAGTACTAAGTGAATTTTCAGTTATGGAAGGTGTTAAAGAGGCTGTAACAGAAATTTTACTAAACGTGAAAGAGGTAGTAATAAAGGCAGAAACTGCTGGAGAAAGAAAAATGACTCTTTCTGCAAAGGGACCTAAGACTGTTACAGCTGCTGATAT harbors:
- the secY gene encoding preprotein translocase subunit SecY encodes the protein MGLIEKFETKLRGIFKIPELRERIIFTLLMFLVARVGTYIPAPGVDIDRLAQMTAQSDLLGYINMFSGGAFQRVSIFALGIVPYINSSIVFSLLAVIIPKIEEIQKEGESGRNKITQWTRYLTIVIAIVQGIGVCTWLQSVGLVTTPGVTFFLTTIATLTAGTIFLMWVGEQISIKGIGNGVSLLIFLNVISGAPGAVIQTIQDMRGSKFLIPVLLLVGVAAILTIAGIVVFQLGQRKIPVHYVGRGFAGNNGMGQNSYIPLKLNSSGVMPVIFASVVMMIPSLVVNILPGEFSGKVILARIFSDQHPVYLILYAAVIIFFSFFYTSIVFDPEKVAENLKQGGGTIPSIRPGADTADYLEGVVTRITWGGAIFLALIAIAPMVLFKSFGLPIFFGGTGIIIVVGVALDTVQQIDAHLIMKEYKGFL
- a CDS encoding adenylate kinase, which translates into the protein MNIMLFGAPGAGKGTQAKFIIDRYGIPQISTGDMLRAAISEGTAMGMEAKKFMDEGKLVPDSTIIGIIKDRLSEEDCKKGFILDGFPRTLAQAEALEILLKDLNMNLDKVISLNVPDELIVGRVVGRRVCPTCGASFHIVNNPPKVEGKCDYCGSDLILRKDDNKETVENRLTAYHEQTAPLFDFYSQRGVMFEIDGTKDINDITKEIFAILG
- the map gene encoding type I methionyl aminopeptidase, with translation MIMLKTLEEIEQIKKPCQLIAKLYKEVLPQYIKPGVSTAELNDIIESYLIENGAEPATIGVGGPINPYPAGSCISVNDEVVHGIPKKENFLKEGDIVSVDVVARMNGYYGDAAITYPVGEIDEESQKLIDVTKEARRIGIEQMVAGNRLGDVGNAIQKYVESNGFSVVKDFAGHGVGKAMHEDPCIPNFGRKGRGIKIENGMVLALEPMVNIGSYKIDITNDGWTVVTKDGKRSAHFEHTVAIVDGKPVVLTELD
- the infA gene encoding translation initiation factor IF-1, producing MSKKDVIELEGTILEALPNAMFKVELENGHTILGHISGKMRMNYIKILPGDKVTVQISPYDLSRGRIVYRKK
- the rpmJ gene encoding 50S ribosomal protein L36; this translates as MKVRVSIKPICDKCKVIKRHGKIRVICDNPKHKQVQG
- the rpsM gene encoding 30S ribosomal protein S13, with product MARIAGVDIPRNKRVEIALTYVYGIGKPTSQKVLTEAGVNFDTRVKDLTEEELNKIRAIVEGVKVEGDLRKEIRLAIKRLMDIRCYRGSRHKMNLPVRGQKSKTNARTRKGPKKPIKR
- the rpsK gene encoding 30S ribosomal protein S11: MAKKKVAKVKKKLKNIPNGVAHIHSTFNNTIVAITDVDGKVVSWKSGGTSGFKGTKKGTPFAAQIAAEQAAHIAMENGMKKVEVKVKGPGSGREACIRSLQAAGLEVTKITDVTPVPHNGCRPPKRRRV
- the rpsD gene encoding 30S ribosomal protein S4, which gives rise to MARNRQPVLKKCRALGIDPVVLGVSKSSNRGPRPNANKKPTEYAIQLNEKQKAKFIYNVMEKQFRKLYDEASRKDGVTGLTLIQYLERRLENVVYRLGFAKTRRQSRQVVSHGHIAVNGRKVNIASYRVKAGDVVSVIENSKNLEIIKTAVEEKTVPAWLELDKANFAGKVLQNPTKDDLDYDLNEALIVEFYSR